One Cryptomeria japonica chromosome 9, Sugi_1.0, whole genome shotgun sequence genomic window carries:
- the LOC131858325 gene encoding uncharacterized protein LOC131858325, whose translation MDWIEALENYFECEVVLPSQKVKLAKSKLKGPALSWWNFLQNERLEEGKEVISTWTRMKAELKRQFVPDDYEVTLHKKLQNLKQKDLDVSTYTQEFHNLTLKAKMFETEKQKLARYINGLKYSIQDELTLVSVESVHKCFQLALKIEEKQKRRGEQSKGRGNSFRGRGRFNGRGTFPKSQGESSNQSADNDASGRGSFRGRGSNNGRGRSRGRGPNVFTGRCFSCNQVGHQSFRCPQKNDSSNQGDRRVQLIHEEDCQSNSSYHIVSSKHADPVQGETLMFNRSLLVPLNKEPAQRKSLFRTTCKAKGRPWQYDTNAQHDGKTNVFNITKDGENFIMTPLPDVANNSILQSSVMVVKEKEFLEGLKEENPPCFAVVIRPKETNCEGRELNLEAKESTCPKVVFDLLNKYDGIVADSAHESLPPKRSISHCIDLIPDATLPNKATYKVTPEQNAEVARQIQGLLEKGYIRKSISPCAVPAVLAPKKEGTWRLCTDSRATNKITIRYRFPMPRIEDLMDCLGGVKYYSKIDLKSGYHQIRIREGDEWKTSFKTNEGLFEWIVMPFGLSNAPSTFMCLMNEVLKPFLHQFVVVYLDDILIFSGSKEEHLQHLDQVLRKLHEEGLRINLEKCSFMQEELVFLGL comes from the exons atggattggatagaagctttgGAGAATTATTTTGAGTGTGAGGTAGTACTTCCAAGCCAAAAGGTGAAGTTGGCAAAGTCAAAATTGAAGGGGCCAGCCCTTAGTTGGTGGAATTTTCTACAAAATGAGAGATTGGAAGAGGGAAAGGAGGTTATTTCCACTTGGACCAGAATGAAGGCAGAATTGAAAAGACAGTTTGTACCGGATGATTATGAAGTGACCCTTCATAAGAAGcttcaaaatttgaagcaaaaagatcttgatgtgagTACCTATACTCAAGAATTTCACAATTTGACCTTGAAGGCCAAAATGTTTGAAACTGAAAAACAAAAACTTGCAAGGTATATCAATGGGTTGAAATATAGCATCCAAGATGAATTGACACTGGTTAGTGTGGAATCAGTCCACAAATGTTTTCAGCTTGCCCTCAAGATTGaggaaaaacaaaaaagaagaggagaacaaAGTAAGGGAAGAGGAAACTCATTCCGTGGAAGAGGTAGGTTCAATGGGAGAGGAACTTTTCCTAAGTCCCAAGGTGAAAGCAGCAATCAAAGTGCTGATAATGATGCTAGTGGCAGAGGTTCATTCAGAGGAAGAGGGTCAAATAATGGTAGGGGCAGATCAAGAGGAAGAGGCCCTAATGTGTTCACTGGAAGATGCTTCTCATGCAACCAAGTTGGGCATCAATCTTTCAGATGTCCACAAAAGAATGACAGCAGCAATCAAGGAGATAGAAGGGTACAATTGATTCATGAAGAGGATTGCCAAAGCAATTCATCATACCATATAGTTTCATCCAAGCATGCTGATCCAGTACAAGGAGAAACTCTTATGTTCAATAGATCGCTGTTGGTACCACTCAATAAGGAGCCAGCACAAAGGAAATCTCTATTCCGGACTACTTGCAAAGCAAAAG gaagaccatggcaatatgatacTAATGCCCAGCATGATGGGAAAACCAATGTGTTCAATATAACTAAGGATGGAGAAAATTTCATAATGACACCTTTACCGGATGTTGCAAATAATTCAATCTTGCAAAGTAGTGTTATGGTTGTCAAAGAAAAAGAGTTTTTAGAAGGTCTTAAGGAAGAGAATCCTCCATGCTTTGCTGTTGTAATCAGACCTAAGGAAACTAATTGTGAGGGCAGGGAATTGAATTTAGAAGCCAAGGAAAGTACTTGTCCTAAGGTTGTATTTGATTTGCTGAATAAGTATGATGGTATTGTTGCTGACAGTGCTCATGAGTCTCTTCCACCAAAGAGGTCAATCAGCCATTGTATTGATTTGATTCCGGATGCTACATTACCAAACAAAGCAACCTATAAAGTAACTCCCGAACAAAATGCTGAAGTTGCACGGCAAATCCAAGGATTGTTAGAAAAGGGTTACATACGGAAAAGTATTAGCCCATGTGCTGTCCCAGCAGTCCTTgctcctaagaaagaaggaacTTGGAGGTTATGTACAGATTCTCGAGCCACTAATAAGATTACTATTAGATACCGGTTTCCCATGCCTCGGATAGAGGATCTCATGGATTGTTTAGGTGGTGTTAAATACTATTCAAAGATTgatcttaaaagtggttatcatcaaatccggATACGTGAAGGGGACGAAtggaaaacttctttcaaaactaATGAGGGTTTGTTTGAATGGATAGTTATGCCCTTTGGTTTATCTAATGCTCCTAGTACTTTCATGTGTTTAATGAATGAAGTGCTGAAACCTTTTcttcatcaatttgttgttgtatatttggatgatattctgatttttagtgGCAGCAAAGAGGAGCATTTACAACATTTGGATCAGGTCTTGAGGAAGCTTCATGAAGAAGGCTTGAGGATAAACTTAGAGAAGTGTTCCTTCATGCAAGAAGAACTTGTGTTCTTGGGTTTGTAA